Proteins from a genomic interval of Syntrophorhabdaceae bacterium:
- the map gene encoding type I methionyl aminopeptidase: MVILKSKAEIEKMRIAARWAMEILLYLKDFVKEGIRTIELETLCEEKIRKIGNVRPAFKGYNDFPYCLCVSINDEVVHGMPSERVLRDGDIVSLDFGTLYDGYYGDAAMTYGVGTISKAAEKLLKVTENALYRGIEEAKDGNRLYDISHAVQTCVEEAGFSVVRDFVGHGIGRGLHEEPQLPNYGEKGTGTRLKPGMTLAIEPMVNMGGSEVYIKPNRWTAVTKDGSLSAHFEHTIAITDLGPEILSVV; encoded by the coding sequence ATGGTTATATTAAAGAGCAAAGCCGAAATAGAGAAGATGCGAATAGCTGCCAGATGGGCCATGGAGATACTTCTCTATCTTAAGGATTTCGTAAAGGAAGGGATTAGGACCATAGAGTTGGAAACGCTGTGTGAAGAAAAGATAAGGAAGATAGGGAACGTGAGACCGGCCTTCAAGGGATACAATGACTTTCCCTATTGTTTGTGCGTCTCAATAAACGACGAGGTTGTGCACGGCATGCCATCGGAAAGGGTCTTAAGAGACGGCGACATCGTGAGTCTCGATTTCGGCACCCTCTATGACGGCTATTACGGAGATGCCGCCATGACGTACGGAGTGGGGACCATATCCAAGGCCGCCGAGAAGCTCCTCAAAGTCACGGAGAACGCTCTCTATCGGGGCATCGAAGAGGCCAAAGATGGCAACAGGCTCTACGATATCTCACATGCGGTCCAAACATGTGTTGAAGAGGCGGGTTTTTCGGTGGTGAGAGATTTTGTCGGTCACGGGATCGGCCGGGGGCTCCACGAAGAGCCGCAGCTTCCCAACTACGGAGAAAAAGGAACTGGCACACGCTTGAAGCCGGGTATGACGCTTGCCATAGAGCCCATGGTGAATATGGGAGGCAGCGAGGTATACATAAAACCGAACAGATGGACGGCGGTAACCAAAGACGGGAGCCTGTCAGCGCACTTTGAGCACACTATTGCGATCACGGACTTGGGTCCCGAAATCTTAAGCGTCGTGTAG
- the infA gene encoding translation initiation factor IF-1: MPKGEGIEIEGTVIEPLPNAMFRVELPNGHKVLAHVSGKMRMHYIKILKGDKVVVELSPYDLTRGRIIYRVK; the protein is encoded by the coding sequence ATGCCAAAAGGTGAAGGAATAGAAATTGAAGGAACTGTGATTGAACCGTTGCCCAACGCCATGTTCAGGGTGGAACTCCCCAACGGACATAAGGTCCTGGCGCACGTATCGGGAAAGATGCGCATGCATTATATCAAGATACTGAAAGGGGACAAGGTTGTGGTGGAACTTTCGCCCTATGATTTGACGAGGGGCAGGATCATTTACAGGGTCAAGTAG
- the rpmJ gene encoding 50S ribosomal protein L36 encodes MKVKPSVKKRCDKCKIVKRKGVLRVICENPKHKQRQG; translated from the coding sequence ATGAAGGTAAAGCCTTCCGTGAAGAAGAGATGTGACAAATGCAAAATCGTGAAGAGAAAGGGTGTGCTGAGAGTCATATGCGAGAACCCGAAACATAAACAGAGACAGGGTTAA
- the rpsM gene encoding 30S ribosomal protein S13 codes for MARIAGVDIPREKRIEVALTYIYGIGKNYSNRILSEAGIDPNKRTNTLSDEEVAKIREIIERSYKVEGDLRKEVNISIKRLMDIGCYRGLRHRKGLPVRGQRTRTNSRTRKGPRKTSMKRK; via the coding sequence GTGGCAAGAATTGCTGGTGTCGATATACCGAGAGAAAAGAGAATAGAAGTGGCGCTCACCTACATATACGGTATTGGTAAGAATTACTCCAACAGGATTCTTTCCGAAGCCGGCATCGACCCGAACAAGCGCACCAACACACTTTCTGACGAAGAAGTCGCAAAGATCAGAGAGATTATCGAGCGGAGTTACAAGGTTGAAGGCGACTTGAGAAAAGAGGTTAATATCAGTATCAAACGGCTCATGGACATCGGATGTTACAGGGGCTTGAGACATAGAAAAGGATTGCCCGTAAGGGGTCAGAGAACGCGGACAAATTCCCGGACGAGAAAAGGTCCGAGGAAGACTTCCATGAAACGAAAATAA
- the rpsK gene encoding 30S ribosomal protein S11, giving the protein MAKPKKSAKKKIKKNIPVGGAYIQSSFNNTIISITDPQGNVVAWSSGGVVGFKGSRKSTPFAAQLAAENAAKKAIENGMKTVDVYVKGPGAGREAALRALQSAGLKIHLIKDITPIPHNGCRPPKRRRV; this is encoded by the coding sequence ATGGCAAAGCCCAAAAAAAGCGCGAAGAAGAAGATCAAAAAGAACATACCCGTAGGCGGTGCTTACATACAGTCAAGCTTCAACAATACGATTATCAGCATCACCGATCCTCAGGGCAACGTGGTAGCATGGTCGAGCGGCGGGGTGGTGGGGTTTAAGGGCTCCCGCAAGAGCACTCCCTTTGCGGCGCAGCTGGCCGCGGAGAATGCAGCAAAGAAAGCCATCGAGAACGGAATGAAGACGGTTGACGTCTACGTGAAAGGACCAGGAGCGGGCAGGGAAGCCGCTTTACGGGCCCTTCAGAGCGCGGGTTTGAAGATCCACCTCATCAAAGATATCACTCCCATTCCCCATAACGGGTGCAGGCCACCCAAAAGAAGACGAGTATAA
- the rpsD gene encoding 30S ribosomal protein S4 yields MQATQKKTSIRRRALSRYIGPSCRLCRREGVKLFLKGERCYTEKCAIEKRNYPPGQHVDTKSKFQEYGLRLREKQKLRRIYGLSEKQFRRFFTMAETKEGITGTNFLVLLERRIDNMVFRLGFATSRKEARQLVSHSHVTVNGKKVSAPSYIVRAGDEIEVRHKTLPSVQNALESVVRRGMPSWIELDKENMKGVIKLLPTREDITMPIKEQLVVEYYSR; encoded by the coding sequence GTGCAGGCCACCCAAAAGAAGACGAGTATAAGGAGGCGGGCATTGTCAAGATACATTGGACCATCATGCAGGTTGTGCCGGAGAGAAGGCGTGAAACTTTTCCTCAAAGGTGAGAGATGCTACACCGAAAAGTGCGCTATAGAGAAGAGAAACTACCCACCCGGTCAGCATGTCGATACAAAGAGCAAGTTTCAGGAATACGGCCTGAGGCTTCGCGAGAAGCAGAAACTGAGAAGGATATACGGTCTCAGCGAAAAACAGTTCAGAAGATTTTTTACCATGGCGGAAACCAAAGAAGGTATTACCGGAACGAATTTCCTCGTCCTTCTGGAAAGACGGATCGACAATATGGTTTTCAGGCTTGGTTTTGCCACGTCGCGGAAAGAGGCGAGACAGCTTGTGTCTCACAGCCACGTTACAGTTAACGGCAAAAAAGTCAGTGCGCCCTCATATATCGTGAGAGCAGGAGACGAGATCGAGGTAAGACATAAGACGCTGCCGAGCGTACAGAATGCCCTTGAATCGGTGGTACGGAGAGGCATGCCTTCGTGGATCGAGCTCGACAAGGAGAACATGAAAGGCGTGATCAAGCTGCTTCCGACACGGGAAGATATTACCATGCCCATTAAAGAGCAGCTCGTTGTAGAGTATTACTCACGATAG
- a CDS encoding DNA-directed RNA polymerase subunit alpha, whose translation MFEKNWQELIKPSKIEVEKRDTHYVKFSTEPFERGYGVTVGNSLRRVLLSSIMGGAITSVWINGVDHEFSAIRGVKEDVTEIILNLKKVVLKMTDDRPITLKIDVKGKRELKAGDITHEGGVEIVNPDLHIATLSSEAKLYIEMKAKLGRGYVSSEANVDENDPIGTIPIDSIFSPIRKVSYNVTQARVGRRTDYDKLTMEIWTDGSVNPLDALSFAAKIIKEQMRIFINFEELEEADGIEDRGGDKSDFNDNLYRSVDELELSVRSANCLKNADIKYIGELVQKSEQEILMTKNFGRKSLNEIKEILSCMGLRLGLKLDSFPSRDDLDKMVLKKKDHI comes from the coding sequence ATGTTTGAAAAGAACTGGCAGGAACTGATAAAGCCATCGAAGATTGAGGTCGAGAAAAGAGACACTCATTATGTAAAGTTCTCTACTGAACCCTTTGAGAGGGGGTACGGCGTAACTGTAGGCAATTCCTTGCGAAGGGTGCTCCTCTCCTCGATCATGGGCGGCGCCATAACATCGGTGTGGATCAACGGCGTTGACCATGAATTCTCAGCCATCAGGGGTGTCAAGGAAGATGTAACGGAAATCATACTCAACCTGAAGAAGGTCGTTCTTAAGATGACCGATGACAGACCTATCACGTTGAAAATCGACGTAAAGGGAAAGAGGGAGCTCAAGGCGGGCGATATTACCCATGAGGGCGGCGTAGAGATCGTGAACCCCGATCTGCACATCGCCACCTTAAGCAGCGAAGCCAAATTGTATATCGAAATGAAAGCCAAACTCGGCAGAGGATACGTGTCCTCCGAAGCGAATGTTGACGAGAATGACCCTATCGGGACCATACCCATTGATTCAATCTTTTCTCCTATCAGAAAGGTGAGTTACAACGTCACCCAGGCGCGGGTTGGGCGCAGGACAGATTACGATAAGCTCACCATGGAGATATGGACGGACGGAAGCGTCAATCCTCTGGATGCACTTTCCTTTGCGGCCAAGATCATCAAGGAGCAGATGCGCATCTTCATCAACTTTGAAGAACTTGAAGAGGCCGACGGCATCGAGGACAGAGGCGGCGATAAATCCGACTTTAATGACAACCTGTACCGGAGCGTGGACGAACTGGAACTCTCAGTAAGAAGCGCCAACTGTCTGAAGAACGCCGATATCAAGTATATCGGGGAACTGGTGCAGAAGTCCGAGCAGGAAATCCTCATGACCAAAAACTTCGGCAGAAAATCGCTCAACGAGATAAAGGAGATTCTCTCCTGCATGGGGCTGAGATTGGGATTGAAATTGGACAGCTTCCCGTCACGGGACGATCTTGATAAGATGGTGCTCAAGAAAAAAGATCACATATAG
- a CDS encoding helix-turn-helix transcriptional regulator, translating to MKTVQTKKKIQKLMIDKDVSGAMIARRIGCTRQNIYHVIRGRHATPNIRQAIAEALGVPISDLWPAKKPRRRAP from the coding sequence ATGAAAACAGTCCAGACAAAAAAGAAGATACAAAAACTCATGATCGACAAGGATGTGAGCGGCGCCATGATCGCGAGAAGGATCGGCTGCACCCGGCAGAACATATACCACGTGATAAGAGGCAGGCATGCCACGCCGAATATCCGCCAGGCCATAGCAGAGGCCCTCGGCGTACCGATATCCGACCTCTGGCCTGCCAAAAAACCTCGCCGGAGAGCGCCATGA
- a CDS encoding helix-turn-helix domain-containing protein, producing the protein MTTYRRIETVRKAGEILKYLAGEREPAQAKLIAQAVNLPVGTVMCHLATLEDLGFVTAIGERFKLGMGLALFWARVRASLEADKARTEQDIKSLDTEG; encoded by the coding sequence ATGACCACCTACAGGCGCATCGAGACGGTACGCAAAGCGGGCGAGATTCTGAAATATCTCGCCGGCGAGAGGGAACCGGCGCAGGCCAAATTGATCGCCCAGGCCGTAAACCTCCCCGTGGGTACGGTTATGTGTCATCTCGCCACCCTCGAAGATTTAGGCTTCGTCACGGCGATAGGCGAACGCTTCAAGCTCGGCATGGGCTTAGCCCTCTTCTGGGCCCGGGTGCGCGCAAGCTTGGAGGCCGACAAAGCCCGCACAGAACAGGACATCAAATCACTGGATACGGAGGGATAG
- a CDS encoding DUF2846 domain-containing protein: MKKTKSFFLLLVVLSSLAGCATSGPKYSEYKAQIPASNPDLGRIYFYRASALGAAVRPNVVLNNEVVGEAISHGFFYVDRAPGEYVAVTSTEVERKASFTLEKNQTRYIRLSISLGFFVGHVYPELVDESDALPEIADCRFTGQMTSGQNQK, translated from the coding sequence ATGAAGAAGACAAAAAGCTTTTTCCTGTTGCTGGTTGTCCTGTCTTCGCTGGCCGGTTGCGCGACTTCCGGTCCGAAATACTCCGAGTACAAGGCCCAGATACCGGCATCAAATCCCGACCTCGGAAGGATCTATTTTTACAGAGCATCGGCATTGGGCGCTGCCGTGAGACCGAATGTAGTTCTCAACAACGAAGTGGTTGGCGAAGCGATATCGCATGGGTTCTTTTACGTAGACAGGGCACCTGGCGAGTATGTAGCGGTGACTTCCACCGAAGTAGAGCGAAAGGCGAGTTTTACTTTGGAGAAGAACCAGACGCGTTACATACGGTTGAGTATCAGCCTGGGTTTCTTTGTCGGTCATGTTTATCCAGAGTTGGTTGACGAATCGGACGCTTTGCCTGAGATAGCCGATTGTAGGTTTACCGGTCAAATGACAAGCGGGCAGAATCAGAAATAG
- a CDS encoding cytochrome c: MKRALTLSCAILTGIVLVVAAFAYTTDQASSGKELYVKYCAACHGAGGEGGAVPAQFGKLAGAQAPRLVGPGFLPGMKDVRQVYDVARKQMPGDKPGSLKSKEYLDIISFALEANGVKSDGKALTPASAKAIKLPGGK; the protein is encoded by the coding sequence ATGAAAAGAGCATTAACGCTTTCATGTGCAATTCTCACCGGCATCGTCTTGGTGGTAGCTGCTTTCGCATATACTACCGATCAGGCGTCCAGCGGAAAGGAACTTTACGTCAAATACTGTGCAGCCTGCCATGGCGCCGGCGGTGAGGGGGGAGCAGTCCCTGCTCAATTCGGCAAACTTGCGGGGGCGCAGGCTCCTCGACTGGTTGGTCCCGGATTCCTGCCAGGAATGAAGGACGTGCGTCAAGTCTATGATGTTGCGCGGAAACAGATGCCCGGGGACAAGCCTGGCAGCTTGAAGAGCAAGGAATATCTCGACATTATTTCCTTCGCCCTCGAGGCTAACGGCGTTAAATCCGACGGCAAAGCCCTTACTCCGGCCTCGGCCAAGGCGATAAAACTGCCCGGCGGAAAATAA
- a CDS encoding DUF2158 domain-containing protein — MSEFQEGQKVRLKSGGPVMTVEKTGIHTAGLKDGIQCVWFDDRKDLQRNVFKASMLEGPPEKEPVVY, encoded by the coding sequence ATGAGCGAATTTCAAGAAGGTCAAAAAGTTCGGTTAAAAAGTGGAGGACCAGTAATGACTGTTGAAAAGACAGGCATTCATACGGCCGGCCTCAAAGATGGCATCCAATGCGTCTGGTTCGATGACAGAAAAGACTTACAGAGAAATGTATTCAAGGCCAGCATGTTAGAAGGCCCACCCGAGAAGGAACCGGTCGTCTATTGA
- a CDS encoding N-acetyltransferase, with product MNVKIRNEMEEDFREVEELTREAFWNLYFPGCNEHYLVHSMRNHQDFIREMDFVAEYRGKIVGNIMYTKAWLINENGKEEEIISFGPLSVLPKYQRRGIGTALVNHTKEIALKKGTKGIVIYGDPHNYCKHGFKSAKDLNISDMNGEYPHGMLALELEEGAFGGDRWKFRYSNAFNVNEQEVEIFDKTFEIKEKGYRYSQDIFSIAFRSYVR from the coding sequence GTGAACGTTAAGATAAGAAATGAAATGGAGGAAGATTTTCGTGAAGTTGAGGAGCTAACGAGAGAGGCGTTCTGGAATCTATATTTCCCGGGATGCAACGAGCATTACTTAGTCCACAGCATGAGGAATCATCAGGATTTTATAAGAGAGATGGATTTTGTTGCAGAGTACAGAGGTAAGATAGTGGGAAATATCATGTATACAAAAGCATGGTTGATTAACGAGAATGGGAAGGAAGAAGAGATTATAAGTTTTGGGCCGCTGAGCGTGCTGCCGAAATATCAACGCAGGGGCATCGGTACCGCATTGGTCAATCATACAAAAGAGATCGCTCTTAAAAAGGGCACAAAAGGCATCGTGATATATGGGGACCCGCACAATTACTGCAAACATGGCTTCAAAAGCGCCAAGGATCTCAATATCAGCGATATGAATGGGGAGTATCCTCATGGAATGCTCGCCCTCGAATTGGAAGAGGGGGCATTTGGAGGTGATAGATGGAAATTCAGATACAGCAACGCGTTTAATGTAAACGAACAGGAAGTTGAGATTTTTGACAAAACCTTTGAGATCAAAGAAAAGGGGTACAGGTATTCTCAGGATATTTTTTCAATCGCCTTTAGATCATATGTCAGGTGA
- a CDS encoding M48 family metalloprotease, translating into MKNRVVIALVSAIIVGFSAGISLPTPPAVALDQDEKMLWSQAQEEQRKIARSGLVYEDENLTAYLNNVLTKLLPEGGVPGMKPKVVVLKNRAINAFTFPDGTIYINSCMLALMENEAQLAVVLAHEAIHAINHHTIKEYRNTKSKTSFLASITVVGAWVGAGIFGAVGTMAAVTGYSRALETEADMEGLPMVVKAGYDPAESIAFFSLLEAEAKEENVKEPFFFGSHPRLQERKGNCEVFMKSAGNKGGSTNREGFAEALSDIVFDSAWLELKAGRFNTAKTMAERYRGTKDGDPKAYYLLGEIFRQRGDKGDQEAARENYTKAIFLDESYGDPYKALGLMSLKLKENENARRYFGEYLARSPDTKDRAYIEEYLKGLE; encoded by the coding sequence ATGAAGAATAGAGTAGTAATTGCCCTTGTATCGGCGATCATTGTGGGCTTCTCCGCCGGGATATCCTTGCCCACGCCGCCGGCTGTCGCACTGGACCAGGACGAAAAAATGCTCTGGTCTCAGGCTCAAGAGGAGCAGAGAAAGATCGCGCGTAGCGGTCTTGTCTATGAGGACGAAAACCTGACCGCCTATCTCAATAACGTTTTGACAAAGCTTCTGCCCGAAGGCGGTGTGCCGGGCATGAAGCCGAAGGTCGTCGTGCTGAAAAATCGTGCCATAAACGCCTTCACCTTTCCCGACGGCACCATCTATATCAATTCATGCATGCTCGCATTGATGGAAAACGAGGCGCAGCTCGCAGTCGTGCTTGCCCACGAGGCAATACACGCTATCAACCATCACACGATCAAGGAATACCGGAACACGAAGAGCAAAACATCATTTTTGGCTTCAATCACGGTTGTCGGAGCATGGGTGGGCGCGGGTATCTTCGGTGCAGTGGGAACCATGGCGGCTGTGACAGGCTATTCCAGGGCGCTCGAAACGGAGGCGGACATGGAGGGGCTCCCCATGGTTGTCAAGGCGGGATATGACCCGGCGGAGTCTATTGCCTTTTTCAGTTTACTGGAGGCCGAGGCCAAAGAGGAGAACGTGAAGGAGCCCTTCTTTTTCGGGAGTCATCCGCGGCTGCAAGAACGCAAGGGAAACTGCGAGGTCTTCATGAAATCGGCGGGAAACAAGGGCGGATCTACCAATCGGGAGGGTTTCGCAGAGGCCTTGAGCGACATTGTCTTCGATAGCGCCTGGCTTGAACTCAAGGCGGGCAGGTTCAATACAGCCAAAACCATGGCGGAACGGTATCGGGGCACGAAGGATGGCGACCCGAAGGCCTACTACCTTCTTGGTGAGATTTTCCGGCAGCGCGGGGACAAGGGAGATCAGGAGGCGGCCAGGGAGAACTATACGAAGGCCATTTTCCTCGATGAATCCTATGGCGACCCCTACAAGGCCCTGGGGCTCATGAGCCTCAAGCTTAAAGAAAACGAAAACGCGCGGCGGTATTTTGGCGAGTACCTCGCGCGTTCGCCTGATACCAAAGACCGGGCCTATATCGAAGAATACCTGAAAGGACTCGAATAG
- a CDS encoding alpha/beta family hydrolase — MKYEEDRVSIPIGDKDRTSGIISLPAKIDRRMGVVIAHGAGNDMNTPLVAFFADGLARAGYPVLRFNFLYKEDGRRAPDNGQTLAKTWAEALSYAKGRLEAKVDVWVAAGKSMGGRIAALMVADGLLPVHRLIFLGYPLHPAGEREKVRAADLDRIKIPMLFFAGTRDPLCDMAGLKEVLQRVTAPQSFLLSKEGTTPFMFRRRLTKRKKKSSLASSRRASRGWQCPHDAPYS, encoded by the coding sequence TTGAAATACGAGGAAGACCGAGTCTCGATCCCGATTGGCGACAAAGACCGCACGTCAGGGATAATCTCATTGCCCGCAAAAATAGACAGACGCATGGGGGTCGTCATCGCCCATGGGGCCGGCAACGACATGAACACGCCCCTCGTCGCTTTTTTTGCGGATGGCCTGGCGCGAGCGGGTTATCCGGTATTGAGGTTTAACTTTCTCTACAAAGAGGACGGAAGGAGGGCCCCGGACAACGGGCAAACCCTGGCTAAAACATGGGCTGAAGCACTCTCGTACGCCAAAGGAAGATTGGAAGCAAAGGTCGATGTCTGGGTTGCAGCGGGGAAATCCATGGGAGGGAGGATAGCGGCTTTGATGGTGGCCGATGGGCTCCTTCCCGTTCATCGTCTGATCTTTCTCGGGTATCCCCTGCACCCGGCAGGCGAGAGAGAAAAAGTGAGAGCGGCTGATCTCGACCGTATCAAAATTCCCATGCTCTTCTTTGCGGGAACGCGGGACCCTCTGTGCGACATGGCAGGACTCAAGGAGGTCTTACAACGAGTGACGGCCCCTCAGAGCTTTTTGTTATCGAAGGAGGGGACCACTCCTTTCATGTTCCGAAGGCGCTTAACCAAACGGAAGAAGAAATCTTCACTCGCATCGTCGAGAAGAGCCTCACGTGGCTGGCAATGCCCGCATGATGCCCCCTATTCGTAA
- a CDS encoding GntR family transcriptional regulator, whose product MTVDRGLFKPLPSKRAFDQIADQIKQLIYSKQFQPGDKLPPERELAAQFKSSRMAVREAFRMLEQSGLIYVRHGSDGGAFVKEADSSVVIESISDLVQRGNLTIENLREARAGIDRLIIQAAVERINEEEMRTLKESVEESEKILSRKPEGRPPFDFEALVLTFRRFHFVIAKATKNPFFEVIVQAIMGATRFVINEQTISHRRLKSHLILHKELYEALKSKDLSLVLRTMAEHEAIVENNYPSARQRRGARLLNTATRRLKKPS is encoded by the coding sequence ATGACAGTCGATAGAGGTCTTTTCAAACCACTTCCATCCAAAAGGGCCTTCGATCAGATCGCAGATCAGATCAAGCAACTCATCTACTCGAAGCAATTCCAGCCAGGGGACAAGCTGCCCCCTGAAAGGGAGCTCGCTGCGCAGTTTAAGTCAAGCAGAATGGCGGTACGGGAGGCTTTCCGAATGCTCGAGCAATCCGGCTTGATTTACGTGAGACACGGAAGCGACGGCGGGGCCTTCGTAAAAGAGGCGGACAGCTCAGTTGTCATCGAATCGATATCCGACCTGGTGCAGCGGGGCAACCTTACCATAGAGAACTTAAGGGAGGCGCGAGCCGGCATAGACAGGCTCATCATCCAGGCGGCGGTTGAAAGGATCAACGAAGAAGAGATGCGCACGCTCAAGGAGAGCGTCGAGGAATCCGAAAAGATACTGAGCCGTAAGCCCGAGGGAAGGCCGCCTTTCGACTTCGAGGCGCTTGTATTGACGTTCAGGCGCTTTCATTTCGTCATCGCTAAGGCAACGAAGAACCCGTTTTTCGAAGTCATTGTCCAGGCTATCATGGGTGCAACCCGTTTCGTTATCAATGAGCAAACCATTTCCCACAGGCGTCTCAAGAGCCACCTTATCCTCCATAAGGAGCTGTATGAGGCGTTAAAGAGTAAGGATCTTTCTCTGGTGTTACGAACCATGGCCGAACACGAAGCCATAGTGGAGAATAACTACCCTTCGGCAAGACAACGTCGCGGGGCGCGACTCTTAAACACGGCTACTCGGAGGCTAAAGAAACCCTCTTGA